Genomic DNA from Candidatus Nitronereus thalassa:
CCAGTGTTGCGTGGTGCGCTCGGGTTGGCCAACGTCGCTCATTAGTCAGCTTCCCGTTTTGAGTTGGTTTCGTAGAGTGTTTCCGTAATGGGGCCACGGTAGAGCTCTTCATTCAGGAACTGAAGCAGGCGCTTGGCGGCTGTTTTATCTGCGGGAAATATGATCTTGTTGCCCTTGAGCTGGACATCGACTTCGTAACCTTGTGAAAGAGACTTAATCTTTTTCGCAGAATACTTATCCAGAATCTTGGAATCTTTGAGCATGGCAAAACGTTTGCGAAACCACTGATTGGCATCCGCGACCACCGCATCTGGATTGTCTGGTGCTAAACGATGGTGCTCCAGGACCTCTCGAATCTCATGTTCAGACGCCTCTTGGTAAAAGTCAGCAAGTGGGAGAAAGGTGTTGGCAATACGAAAGTTATGAAACAATAATTTATGTTGACTGGAAAGATACAAGGCACTTAATTTCCCACCAAGGGTAAGTCCCGGCCGTTCCGCACTTTCGTAGGTGTTGTTTTGCAGAAACAGAAAGCGACCGGGCTTGATCACATGCGAGCGGCTGAAGTTCTGGAATAGCATCAGTTCTTCACCATTGTCATTTCGCGCGAATGCTACTATGCCCTTGATGGACTCGATAAGGTCTTCATGTTTACTAATTGAATCAAGGTTAGGCGCAGCCTGGCTGTTCTCGCCGCTGAGCCAGTCTGGAAGTTCGTAGGCCTCTAAACGGAATCGCTCATGTTGCTCTGGATTATATCCAGCATCGAAATCAATTTCGTGAATATTGTTCGTGAAGGATTCGTATTGCGCCTGCCAGTTTTTCGCGAGTGTTTTCTGTAAAGCCTGGTGAAGGGGTATTTGGTAAAGCCCCATCTGCCCGCCTGTTTTTACGATCGCCGCAAGTTGAAAATTTTCAAGCATCCGCGCCTCCCGTGTGCAGATAGATGTTGTGGGCAAGCCGGACGGTCTCCACCTCTTTTCCGGTTCGACGAAGTTCTGCCTTGCTGATGAGTAGCTGGGAGACGCCATCACTGTTCTTTATCCCATAGAAGTGATAGCCCAAAAGCCCCATAACCGGGTTGAAATGAAACGCGCCGGCGTGCGCGATCACCAGGAAGATGATTAAAAGGATATAGGCGCCGGTCATCCATTGACCTTCAAACGCCATATCCTTGGAGGATATAAAAGGGAGCAGGTATGCCAGTAGGAAGGCGAGCACTTCCTTGTTGTTGCTTTCAAATTGCTCTATCTGGAATTGGTGCTTTTGCGCATTGTTTGCCGCGTATCGAAGCAACAACCAACAAATGAGTACCAGTAGTAGTGCCACTGCTAGCCAGGGGAACCAGTTTGTCCACGGTCTCCCAAGACCAAACTGATTAACGGCAACCGCACCCAGAACCGGCGAAAGCGATGTGGCCACGAGCAAAAACTTCGCAAATTTATTCAGCATTTTTTTTACTCACTTCCTGATCCCTTTGGACCAGGCGAATCCTTCCGGTGAGGAGTTTCTGCATCATGCCCTGCTTGAGCTGGCGAGCTTTGGCGAGTTTCGCTTCCAGCGCAGCGATTTCCGCGTCCATGTCGGTAAGTATGGTGGCGATGGCGGTTTGTTCAGATTTGGTGGGGGGAAGGGGTAGCTTGATGGAACGAATTTGGCCAAAATTGAGCCCTTCACGATTTCCGCCTGCTTGGAAACTGTCAATTTGCTGCTGTCCTAAACTTGAAAGTAAAAAATAGTTGATGAAGCTTGATGCAATTTCACCGGAGTCCGTTCTAATAATGCAGACGTGCTGATTCACATTGCCGCCAGCCAAACGAGCATCAGCGATTGCACTACGACCAATTGAGGCTCCCGTGATATTTAAGAGGACGTCATCTTGTCTTAACTCTGTCGCAGAAAAATTATTGTGCGTATCGTCGTCTATATAAGCTAGTCCACTGAGATGAAGCGTTCCCCAACCGATATTTTGGCTCCGGACAAATGGCCTCCCGTATTCCTTATATCTGCTACTTCCTCCTTTGGGTGTGATGCCGCTACCAACCTTAATGGCGAGATCCCCAATTGTCGTAGGATGCCAATCCTCTGGAATCACTCCCACCTCGGTTTGTTTGTAGCCGGGTTTTACTTCAAATCCCGGCAGGCGCTTTTTGCCGGGGAGGAGTTCCTGCATGGCGCCTTGTTTGAGATGGCGTTTTTTGGCGAGGAGTTGCTCCAGGAATTCGATGAGGGCATCCGCATCGCTCAACGCCTCGGCGATGGCTTCTTGTTCGGGAAGGGGGGGGACGACGACCTTTAGCTTTTTCAGGTCCGTCTTATTGATTTTAGGGTGCCCGCTGCCGGCGATCAGTTCACCAAATCTGGCCTGTCCGAAATCTGACGTAAGGTAGAAGAAAAGGTAGTCAGGTTGAATCTTTCGTTCATTTGGCCTTAAGACAATCATATTGGGGGCGACTGTTGCCGGCCCAAGTCCCGCCGGCATTTGGAACGCTTCGCCAACGTTCGCGCCAATGTTGGCAACCAATATCTCGTTTCCAAAAAGGTTGGATTTTGAAAGAAACCTGTAGCTGAACTCATCAACGTATTTTTGCGCGCTGTGGCCCAGGCCCAATCTGAGGTCGAAGAGACGAACATAGAGGGCGTAATTTGGAGTGTCATAGACTCGAATGTTGTTTCGCAATGCCTCAAAGCTTCCGGCTGCTACAAAGTCGGTCATCTCGTCTAACTCGCTAGCAAGGAAGCGAAATGACCAATCGTCGGGGATCACCCCAACCTCGGTCCGCTTGTAGCCTGGCTTCACTTCCATGCAAACCCCATCTTCTCCAGGTGGCCGTTCACTTTCTCCTCAAGCTCAACGACGGTGCAGACTTGCTGTGGTATTGGGTTTTCATAACGCTCGGCCAACTCCTTCACGCGTTGAGTGAGTGCCTGGCTGATGCGATCCATCTCGCCGTGGATGTCTTTTTCCAGCGTAGCCAGCCATTTATCATCCACGGCCAGTGTCTTGATTTCATCCTCGGTGAGCTTGGGATACTGCGCGTAGGCCTTGGCGTCTAGCGAAGCTTCGGCGTCTTTGAGTTGTTTCTTCAGATCGGCCTGCTGGTTATTGTATTCCAGCCATTTGCTGAGAACAGAGGCTTCGTCTTCTGCTTCTTTATCCTCTTCGATTTCCTTGAGGCGTTTGGTCACCGTAGCTTTGGTGACCTTTCCTTCTTTGCCTTCTTCTGCGTCGGTTCTGGCTTCCGAAAACGCCCCATCCTCGCCACCGTGTTCCTCTTCCAGTTCGGTGATTTGAGCGATCGTATTTTCCAATTCGACCGTGAGTTGGTCGATGGCTTTCTGTTCTTTGGGGAAGTACCGTGCGACGATGAGTGGCTTTGGGATGAGATCGCAGGCCCAACCCTTGTCCACCTGCTTGCCGGGTTTGCCATCCTTCCCTTTCTTGGTCTCGATGATGCGGGAGGTCTCGGCCTTCCAGCCCTCGGCGGCGATGAGGTAGCAGTCGTCCTGCATGGTATCAGACCAATAGTCCATGAGATGTTGATACACATCGTAATGGTTCATGAGCGGCTTGCCCCTGTAATGCGCGAGTAAGTCCTCGGAGAGTCCAAAGATGATTTCCTTGGGATGGCATCCGGCCTGCAAAGCTTTTAGCCTTTTGGCGCTCTTCTTCCGCCAGGCAGCGAAGTGGCGGTTCATGTCGGTGATGAAGGTGGCGAACTCCGGGTGCTCATAGATGGTGGGCTTGATAGTTGACTTGTCCACGGTGAGATCGAGATAGCCGGGACGGTTGGCCTTGAAAAGCACTTGTTGAAGATTGGGGCAGACTTCCCAGTAACGCTGAAGGGCTTCGACATCGGCGACGGGAATACCGCCTTTCAAGTGGCCCTCAATGTCTTGAAGATCCTCGGGCATCTGACTGTCGATGTAGCGCGGAAGATTGAGGTTGAACTCATTTTTTTCGATCTCTTCCACACTGACCATGCGGGCGTATTTTTGTACCTCTTGCCGCTTGTTGAAGACGTCCACGATCTTGTGGATGTCCTGCGAGCGAAGGCGGTTTTTGGGGCCGTCCTTCATGAAGCCCTCGCTGGCGTCGATCATAAAAATGCCCTTGCGCGTGTGGGCCTCTTGTTTGTCCACGACGACGATGCAGGCGGGGATGCCTGTGCCGAAGAACAGGTTGGCTGGCAAACCGATAATACCTTGGATGTACCCCTTGCGAACCAGATTGCGTCGGATGTCCGCCTCGGCATGGCCACGAAACAGGACGCCATGCGGCAGGATGCACGCGCCCTTGCCTTGGCTCTTGAGTGAGCGGACGATGTGCAGCAGATACGCGTAGTCGCCCTGCTTGCCAGGGGGTGTGCCGAATGGCTGGAAGCGATTGTACGGATCATTGAGCGGGTCGATGCCGTTGCTCCAGCGTTTGTCGGAAAAGGGCGGATTGGCGATGACGTAGTCAAAGGTCTTAAGAGTGTCGCCCTCCTTAAACTGGGGAGCGGACAGCGTGTTGCCCTGCACAATGAGCGCCGTGGGGTTATTGTGCAGGATCATGTTCATCCGCGCCAGGCCACTGGTGGCAGCATCCTTTTCCTGTCCGTACAGCGTGACAGCCGTGCCTGCTTCGTCACCCACCTTCAGGAGCAGTGAGCCGGAGCCACAGGCAGGGTCATAGACGGTGGTGGCGCTAGTCGTCTTGGCCTCATGGATGCCGATGATCTGCGCGATGACTCGGCTGACTTCCGCCGGGGTGTAAAACTGCCCTTTGCTCTTGCCACTCTGCGTAGCGAAGTGGCGCATGAGGTATTCATAGGCATCGCCCAGAATGTCGTCGCCCTCGGCGCGGTTCTTCGAGAAATCGAGCGCCTTGTTCTCAAAGATGGCGATGAGATTGGTGAGTTTCTTGACCATCTCATCGCCGCTGCCCAGCTTGTTGGGGTCATTGAAGTCCGGCATGTCCGACAGTTTGTTGGCGTTGGCCAGCGGAGCGATGATTTTCTTGTTGATCTGATCACCGATGTCGGGCTTGCCTTTGAGCGCAACCATGTCCTTGAAAGATGCGCCATTGGGGATGGTAATCGGGGCATAGGGGATGCCAGCGTATTTGTCGCTGACGTATTTAATGAAGAGCAGGACGAGGACATAATCCTTATACTGGCTGGCATCCATCCCACCACGCAGCTCATCACAGCTTTGCCAGAGGGAGGAATAAAGTTCAGATTTCTTGAGTGCCATCGTTTAAATACTGATTCAAAATTTTATCGATTTATTATTTATGTCTGCCACTTTCATTTCTTGGGTTCCCAAGCCTGTCACAATGATTTGTCCTTCAGTCCTCTTAGCCAACATGGGATCAGCTTTTTTGATTTAAGTACCAATATTGCATTCCCTCATAATTTCAACATTGATCGTCCAATAATGTAGTGTAAAGTCCGCTATAATCCAAGCTATTATTGGATCAGAGCCATGACCGACCAATACTACTCCAGCTAGAGAGCAATGATGATACCTTGGAAAATTCCGGACTACTTTCTGCCAAACGCACCTCTCCCATTAGCTAAACTTTATTTTATGTCTAGGGGAAGGAAAAGAGTCATCCTTGGACGACTTTTGAGTGATCCAAGAATGAAACGTTCCTGGACCCTAATCGGGAAACGCTGTCCCGATGACCATGAAGTTAGGCAGGTCTGGTATGAGATCTTTGCAGCATTGAAACAATCTGAAATCCCATTCTTGTCCAAAACCGAAATGCGCGATCAATTTCTTCGCATCGGAAGAAACTCTAAAAAACTCGCCGACATGATTGGAGATGGCCCGCTTGATTTGATGGCATTTGAATTCTTTCCCAACGACGATGCAGAGATCGCCTTTGATAAAAGCAACTGGTCTGATCTAAATCTAATACTCAAAATGAGTGCAGCACATAAAAGTTTATGTTGGTGGCCATCAATGAGGGGGTTGCTTCATGAGGTTGCTCGGCAAGCTGAAATCCTTGCAAAAAAAGCATTCACAGAGAAACGAATTGTTGATCGAGATACCGCTGATCGGCAAGCCAACTACTTTTTCAGGAAGCTTGCTAAATACTTCCATAAACATCTTGGTGGATCAATGGAAGCTACTCTCGCCAACATTGGCTCTGTTGTTTTCGATAAACAGATTGACAAAAAGATGGTAAGGCAAGCCCTCCGCCATGAAAAAAGGGATGCGTAAGGTTAATATTTGTTCTCCCTCCTATGCGTCCTCCCATTTTTTAGGACGTATCTCGTAATGTTTGGTTTATTACAACCAATAACATCTCACGAGGTACGACTATGGCGAAGGCTATCCAGCAACTCCCCGAAACCGGGTATCTCCGGCTTCCACAAATTGTCGGCGACAAGCATGCAGATCCGCCAATTCCTCCAATCATTCCTGTAAGCAAGTCAACGTGGTGGGAAGGCGTCCGAGTCGGGCGCTACCCGGCACCCGTCCGATCTCTCGGACGCCGCATTACTGCCTGGCGAGTCGAGGACATCCGAGAATTGATTCACTCGGTGGCAAATGAAGCATCACCGTGAAATCTGACGGACCCCTGGATGTGGCGCTCGACGTTTTAAACGATTTCTAAAGTGGGATGTGAGCGAGCTCGCGCAAGGAACTGGCGGGATCACATGAGGAAAATGCTATGAGAAATAAAAAACCTCAGCGTCAAAGCTTCCGAAATATGAAGAGCAGAACGCAAGTCCTAAGCGAGCAAGACGTACCATGGGCTCATCTCGCGGAATTTTTCGAGCGACCAATTAGTTTTCACAGGATCTTGGTCCATGTTACGGGGTCAATCACTGCTGCTCTTTTTCTGAGTCAGGCCATGTATTGGACGAAAAATCGTGTATCACAAGAACGCGGTGGATGGTTTTATAAAAAAGGTGTGGAGTGGGAAGAAGAAACAGGACTGAGCCGAAGGGAGCAAGAAAGCGCGCGCCGTCGTTTGACACAACTCGGAATCCTTGAGGCTCGACGGCTCGACATTCCGGCAAAGCTTTGGTTCCAAGTAGATCTGCAGAGGCTAGGTAAACTACTCCACGAAAAGTGTCAATCAAGATTGGCGAAGTCAGCCAATCTTGATTCTACAGAAAAGCCAAAGCAGATGGGCGAAAAACGCGAATCTAATACAAAGACTACTTCACAGACTACGACAGAAATTACAGACAACATAAAGAAACCACTCCCTAACGGGAGTGGAAAAGAAAAAAACGGCGGCAAGCCGCCTGCCCCTCCTATGCTCTCACAAAACGATGTCATTTCAATGTGGAATGCGATTCCAGATGTCCGACACGTTCGCTTAAAACATGTCACGGGACGAGACAAACTTTCAAAAAAAATAACGGCTAGCCTAAAGGAATTTCCTGATGAGGAGTGGTGGCAAGAATTATTCAAACTCGTCCGTGAATCCAATTTTCTCTGTGGCCGAGTAGATGGAGTGGATGGGCGATTACCGTTTATGGCTTCCTTGATGTGGATATTGGATAAGGAAAATCTCGCAAAGGTTCTTCACGGAACGTACGAAGACGAATGACATGAGGCGTTGTAAAAACTACGCATTCGATAGAAACCCTAACAAAAGGAGCAGTACCATGCCCCCAAGTCAACTCAAAACTAGCCAGGATGTCGGCGATGTTCCCAATTCAAAAATTCACACAGGTGTACCTCATGGACACGACGAAATTTCTGATACCTCATGGAGGTTCTAAGGAATGAAACCCAAATGTGGAGCTAAATCCAAATCAACTCAACAACCTTGTAAAAATCTGGCTGGGTTCCGAACTGATCATTTTGGGGTTGGACGTTGCTTTATGCATGGAGGAAAAACACCCATCAAATCAGGCATATATTCAACCGTCGTCCAGAATCAATGGCATAACATCTATCAAGATATGTTAGATCAAAAAGAGACCCTGGCCTCCATCAATGATGAAATTGCCTTCTTGAGGGTTTGCGCAATGCAAACCGCATCAGGGGCCGAGGCTTTACTCGATTCGGACCAACGGAAAAAAGCCTGTGAGTTAGGACTTGAACTAGGAATATTGGATAGCTATACGGACCGAATCCGTGTTTTAACGGAAATTCTTGAAAGAATTACCCGGGCGGTCAAACGCAAGGTCGAAATTGAACAAGGCATCGCCATTCGACTCACGCCTGCACAACTCACCCAATTTATCGAGGCATTTAAAACCGTTGTGACTCGGCACGTGACCAACATGAAAGTTGTCACCGCAATCGGTCGCGACTTATCCACGCTTTTTTGATGTAGGCAGTGTTGGATAAAGAGTTACAGAAAGTTCCTTAAGCTGTTCCCTTGAGCTCGTTAACCCCCTTTTTTCACAACCGATCACCACCAAATTATGTAAAATATTTTTCCATGCCAATAGGTAACTAACGGAAAAGGTTAATGATTGGGTTAAGCCAATTGGCGGGATTAAAAAGATTTGAATTCCCAATTTAAGAAATGAGAGAATGCATAAACTCTTTTTTTTATTGAAATTAAAATCCTAATCATTTTTTTTGTAGTCTCAGATTTTGTTTTTTCCTAAACCAGATTTTAATTGTTGCTAAGAAAATTTTTGCAACAGACAATTCTTTTGCTGATCAAATCCTAAAACATAAATAGAATTTGTTTGTTCGCCCTAAATTTTTTCAGGAATTGAAAAATGAAAAACGAACTTTCCAATGACAAAAAAAGTTTAATTGATGTTTATTTTTCCGCTGATGTTGAGACTGATGGTCCTATTCCTGGTCCCTATTCAATGCTTTCTTTTGCGCTAGTATTTGCAGGCCAATTTGATGGACAGGAATTTCATCGCCCCAAGAATCTGACTGAAACATTTTATTGCGAATTGAAACCTATATCTGATCATTACGAAAGTGAAGCTTTGCGTGTAAACAAGCTAGACCGTGAAATGTTAATGCGAAAAGGAGAAGATCCCATCAAAGCCATGACCTCAGCTAGTCGATGGGTTAAAAAAATTGCTAATGGCAATAGACCAATTCTTGTGGCCTACCCCCTAAGTTTCGACTGGACATGGTTATATTGGTACTTTGTACAGTTTTCATCTGAGGGCTCCCCTTTTAATCATTCAGGTTGTTTTGATCTGAAGACTGCGTATGCTGTTAAGGCAGGAGTTCCAATTGCTGCTGCTGGAAGGTCCAATCTCGAAAATTGGCTCCGGTCACAACTTACCCACTCTCACAATGCGCTTAATGATGCGAAAGAACAGGCTGAGATTTTTGCAAATTTGATCGAGTGGGAGGGTAGAGCAGTTGAATTTTCTAAGAACCCGGCGCGATAAAGCCCTAGCACGTCTCAAAAAACTCCAGATACATTTAAAAGAGGCTCATAAACTTTCCAAGGGAAAAGTATGTGTCTACGTGACAGGTTCCTTTGGCCGAGGCGAGGCGAGTAATTACAGTGACCTTGACCTTTTTATTGTGGGCAAAGAAGAAAAAAATTTTCGTGTTCTTTCCAACCTGGACGAGATTTTAGTCAAGGCAGAGCTAATTAAAGCTACACGAAAACTAAATTTCCCGGAGTTTTCGGGAGATGGCGAATACCTTAAACATTATACTGTGGGAGATCTCGTTGCATCCCTAGGAAAACCTGATGACGATGCTACCAATACCTTCACAGCTCGCCTCCTATTGTTACTTGAAAGTCGTCCCCTTTTAGAAGAACAAATTCATAAACAAGCAATCAACTCAGTTATCAATGCCTACTGGCGAGATTTTAGAGGCCATGAAAGTGAATTTGTGCC
This window encodes:
- a CDS encoding restriction endonuclease subunit S, which produces MEVKPGYKRTEVGVIPDDWSFRFLASELDEMTDFVAAGSFEALRNNIRVYDTPNYALYVRLFDLRLGLGHSAQKYVDEFSYRFLSKSNLFGNEILVANIGANVGEAFQMPAGLGPATVAPNMIVLRPNERKIQPDYLFFYLTSDFGQARFGELIAGSGHPKINKTDLKKLKVVVPPLPEQEAIAEALSDADALIEFLEQLLAKKRHLKQGAMQELLPGKKRLPGFEVKPGYKQTEVGVIPEDWHPTTIGDLAIKVGSGITPKGGSSRYKEYGRPFVRSQNIGWGTLHLSGLAYIDDDTHNNFSATELRQDDVLLNITGASIGRSAIADARLAGGNVNQHVCIIRTDSGEIASSFINYFLLSSLGQQQIDSFQAGGNREGLNFGQIRSIKLPLPPTKSEQTAIATILTDMDAEIAALEAKLAKARQLKQGMMQKLLTGRIRLVQRDQEVSKKNAE
- a CDS encoding type I restriction-modification system subunit M, whose amino-acid sequence is MALKKSELYSSLWQSCDELRGGMDASQYKDYVLVLLFIKYVSDKYAGIPYAPITIPNGASFKDMVALKGKPDIGDQINKKIIAPLANANKLSDMPDFNDPNKLGSGDEMVKKLTNLIAIFENKALDFSKNRAEGDDILGDAYEYLMRHFATQSGKSKGQFYTPAEVSRVIAQIIGIHEAKTTSATTVYDPACGSGSLLLKVGDEAGTAVTLYGQEKDAATSGLARMNMILHNNPTALIVQGNTLSAPQFKEGDTLKTFDYVIANPPFSDKRWSNGIDPLNDPYNRFQPFGTPPGKQGDYAYLLHIVRSLKSQGKGACILPHGVLFRGHAEADIRRNLVRKGYIQGIIGLPANLFFGTGIPACIVVVDKQEAHTRKGIFMIDASEGFMKDGPKNRLRSQDIHKIVDVFNKRQEVQKYARMVSVEEIEKNEFNLNLPRYIDSQMPEDLQDIEGHLKGGIPVADVEALQRYWEVCPNLQQVLFKANRPGYLDLTVDKSTIKPTIYEHPEFATFITDMNRHFAAWRKKSAKRLKALQAGCHPKEIIFGLSEDLLAHYRGKPLMNHYDVYQHLMDYWSDTMQDDCYLIAAEGWKAETSRIIETKKGKDGKPGKQVDKGWACDLIPKPLIVARYFPKEQKAIDQLTVELENTIAQITELEEEHGGEDGAFSEARTDAEEGKEGKVTKATVTKRLKEIEEDKEAEDEASVLSKWLEYNNQQADLKKQLKDAEASLDAKAYAQYPKLTEDEIKTLAVDDKWLATLEKDIHGEMDRISQALTQRVKELAERYENPIPQQVCTVVELEEKVNGHLEKMGFAWK